From one Nonomuraea polychroma genomic stretch:
- a CDS encoding acyl-CoA dehydrogenase family protein, with amino-acid sequence MSGFCPELSDDVIQVRDWVHEFARDVIRPAGAEWDEREETPWPVIQEAAKIGLYSLDFFATQWFEESGLGLPVAFEEIFWGDAGIGLSIVGTGLAAAALSSNGTPEQMGEWLPQMFGTEDDVKLGAFCASEPDAGSDVGSIRTRAVYDRGDWVLNGVKTWATNGGIADVHVVVASVEPSLGTRGQASFVIPPGTPGLSMGQKFRKHGIRASHTAEVILDDVRVPGSCLLGGKDKLDARLARVRNGERSGEQAAMRTFETTRPSVAAMAVGIARAAFEYARDYAREREQFGRKIGENQAIAFLLADMATRVDVARLLTWRAAWMARHSRQFEQAEGSMSKLVAGETAVWVTEQAIQILGGAGYTREHPVERFHRDAKIYTIFEGTSEIQRLIIGRAVTGLQVR; translated from the coding sequence ATGAGCGGGTTCTGTCCTGAACTCAGTGATGACGTGATCCAGGTACGTGACTGGGTGCACGAGTTCGCCCGCGACGTGATCCGCCCCGCAGGCGCCGAATGGGACGAGCGCGAGGAGACCCCCTGGCCCGTCATCCAGGAAGCCGCCAAGATCGGTCTCTACTCCCTGGACTTCTTCGCCACCCAGTGGTTCGAGGAGAGCGGGCTGGGGCTGCCCGTGGCGTTCGAGGAGATCTTCTGGGGCGACGCGGGCATCGGCCTGTCCATCGTCGGCACCGGCCTGGCCGCCGCCGCCCTGTCCTCGAACGGCACCCCCGAGCAGATGGGGGAGTGGCTGCCGCAGATGTTCGGCACCGAGGACGACGTCAAGCTGGGCGCCTTCTGCGCCTCCGAACCCGACGCCGGCTCAGACGTCGGCTCGATCCGCACCCGCGCCGTCTACGACCGGGGGGACTGGGTGCTGAACGGCGTCAAGACCTGGGCCACGAACGGCGGCATCGCCGACGTCCACGTGGTGGTGGCCTCCGTCGAGCCGTCACTCGGCACCCGCGGCCAGGCCTCCTTCGTCATCCCCCCGGGCACGCCCGGCCTGTCCATGGGCCAGAAGTTCCGCAAGCACGGCATCCGCGCCTCGCACACGGCCGAGGTGATCCTGGACGACGTCCGCGTTCCCGGCTCCTGCCTGCTCGGCGGCAAGGACAAGCTCGACGCCCGGCTGGCCCGCGTACGCAACGGCGAACGGTCCGGCGAGCAGGCCGCCATGCGGACGTTCGAGACCACCCGCCCGTCGGTCGCCGCCATGGCCGTGGGCATCGCCCGGGCGGCCTTCGAGTACGCCAGGGACTACGCCCGCGAGCGTGAACAGTTCGGCCGCAAGATCGGCGAGAACCAGGCGATCGCCTTCCTCCTCGCCGACATGGCCACCCGCGTGGACGTCGCCCGCCTCCTGACCTGGCGGGCGGCCTGGATGGCCCGCCACAGCAGGCAGTTCGAGCAGGCGGAGGGCTCGATGTCGAAGCTGGTGGCGGGGGAGACGGCGGTGTGGGTGACGGAGCAGGCGATCCAGATCCTGGGCGGCGCGGGGTATACGAGGGAGCATCCGGTGGAGCGTTTCCACCGTGACGCCAAGATCTACACGATTTTCGAGGGTACGTCGGAGATCCAGCGGTTGATCATCGGGCGTGCGGTCACCGGCCTGCAGGTTCGCTGA
- a CDS encoding ABC transporter permease, whose product MFGVLRAYILIALWQSRPGLAGYDVTDAVTYCFVTQAFIGPMQLFGGGLGIPERIRSGDIALDLVRPASLQLWSLAEDLGRAAYLFLVRGIPPMLLGAALFGIVVPADPGRWAAFLTGFAIAVVVSFGWRYLIALSVCWLADDRGMAVLSLVLTTFFSGMMVPLHIFPGWLGDLAASLPWAAMVQLPTDLYLGKAPILETLAFQTFWAVVLLGLGALGTRAIRHKVVIQGG is encoded by the coding sequence GTGTTCGGCGTCCTGCGCGCCTACATCCTCATCGCCCTGTGGCAGAGTCGCCCGGGGCTGGCCGGCTACGACGTCACCGACGCCGTCACCTACTGCTTCGTCACCCAGGCCTTCATCGGGCCGATGCAGCTGTTCGGCGGCGGCCTCGGCATCCCCGAGCGCATCCGCAGCGGCGACATCGCGCTCGACCTGGTCCGCCCGGCCTCGCTCCAGCTCTGGTCGCTGGCCGAGGACCTCGGCAGGGCCGCTTACCTGTTCCTCGTCCGCGGCATCCCGCCGATGCTGCTCGGCGCGGCGTTGTTCGGCATCGTCGTGCCCGCCGACCCCGGCCGGTGGGCGGCGTTTCTGACCGGCTTCGCGATCGCGGTGGTGGTCAGCTTCGGCTGGCGCTACCTGATCGCGCTCTCGGTCTGCTGGCTGGCCGACGACCGCGGCATGGCGGTGCTGTCCCTCGTCCTGACCACGTTCTTCTCCGGGATGATGGTGCCGTTGCACATCTTCCCCGGCTGGCTCGGCGACCTCGCCGCGTCGCTGCCGTGGGCGGCCATGGTCCAGTTGCCCACCGACCTCTACCTCGGCAAGGCGCCGATCCTGGAGACCCTGGCCTTCCAGACGTTCTGGGCGGTGGTCCTGCTCGGGCTCGGCGCGCTCGGCACCCGGGCGATCCGCCACAAGGTGGTGATCCAGGGTGGTTAG
- a CDS encoding YcnI family protein, protein MSFVRRAATVLAATAALTAGLALPALAHVTIQPGTAEQGAFTKVAFRVPNERDNASTTKIEVSFPADHPLAFVSVKPVPGWAVKVTESKLATPVKTEYGDLEEAVTTVVWSGGKINPGEFQEFEVSMGQLPKDTDRLLFPTKQTYSNGEVVDWSEAPKADGTEPEHPAPLLKLVPAAASSPSASPSTAAAAASPVATSVVLNPAASDGTARLLGGAGLVVGVIGVVVGALGLRRRSA, encoded by the coding sequence ATGTCCTTCGTACGCCGTGCCGCGACCGTGCTCGCCGCCACCGCCGCCCTCACCGCCGGCCTCGCGCTGCCCGCGCTGGCCCACGTCACCATCCAGCCGGGCACGGCCGAGCAGGGGGCGTTCACCAAGGTCGCGTTCCGGGTGCCGAACGAGCGTGACAACGCCTCGACCACCAAGATCGAAGTCAGCTTCCCCGCCGACCATCCGCTGGCCTTCGTGTCGGTCAAGCCCGTGCCGGGATGGGCGGTGAAGGTGACGGAGAGCAAGCTGGCCACGCCGGTCAAGACGGAGTACGGCGACCTGGAGGAGGCCGTCACCACGGTCGTCTGGTCGGGCGGGAAGATCAACCCGGGTGAGTTCCAGGAGTTCGAGGTGTCCATGGGGCAGCTGCCCAAGGACACGGATCGGCTACTGTTCCCGACGAAGCAGACGTACTCGAACGGGGAAGTGGTGGACTGGTCGGAGGCGCCGAAGGCGGACGGCACGGAGCCGGAGCACCCGGCTCCGCTGCTCAAGCTCGTCCCCGCCGCCGCCTCCTCCCCGTCCGCGTCTCCCAGCACCGCCGCGGCGGCCGCCTCCCCGGTGGCGACCTCGGTGGTCTTGAACCCGGCTGCGTCTGACGGCACCGCGCGGCTGCTGGGCGGCGCGGGGCTGGTGGTGGGCGTCATCGGCGTCGTCGTCGGCGCCCTCGGCCTGCGCCGCCGCTCTGCCTGA
- a CDS encoding ABC transporter permease, whose translation MVRTYCLLAWTWTRAAAAYPASFWLMTVFGIVIAALDVAVILVIFTNTTSLGGFSRDEVLFLYGASSVSFTLCDTFVSNIDRVSQHIKAGTLDTFLIRPVGAWLQLATDRFNGNRIGRVLQAVAVLGYALAALDLGWGRAWMIPVMVATGIVIYTALWTLAGALQFVLTDAPEVTSSFTYGSHQLSQYPFSIYGRDLVRGVTYVVPLAFINWQPGLYVLGRDDPYGTPEFMRFVGPAAALVLALLAALAWRQGVRHYRSTGS comes from the coding sequence GTGGTTAGGACCTACTGCCTGCTGGCCTGGACGTGGACCCGCGCCGCGGCCGCGTACCCGGCGTCGTTCTGGCTGATGACCGTGTTCGGCATCGTCATCGCGGCCCTCGACGTCGCCGTCATCCTGGTCATCTTCACCAACACCACCTCACTCGGGGGTTTCTCCCGCGATGAGGTGCTTTTCCTGTACGGCGCCTCCAGCGTCTCCTTCACCCTCTGTGACACGTTCGTCAGCAACATCGATCGGGTCAGCCAGCACATCAAGGCGGGCACGCTGGACACGTTCCTGATCCGGCCCGTCGGCGCGTGGCTGCAACTGGCCACCGACCGTTTCAACGGCAACAGGATCGGGCGGGTGCTGCAGGCGGTCGCGGTGCTGGGCTACGCGCTGGCCGCGCTCGACCTCGGCTGGGGGCGTGCCTGGATGATCCCGGTCATGGTGGCCACCGGGATCGTCATCTACACGGCGCTGTGGACGCTGGCCGGCGCGCTGCAGTTCGTGCTGACCGACGCCCCGGAGGTGACCAGCTCCTTCACCTACGGCAGCCACCAGCTCAGCCAATACCCGTTCAGCATCTACGGCCGCGACCTGGTCAGGGGCGTGACCTACGTGGTCCCGCTGGCCTTCATCAACTGGCAGCCAGGACTTTACGTGCTGGGCCGCGACGATCCGTACGGCACGCCGGAGTTCATGAGGTTCGTCGGGCCGGCCGCCGCGCTGGTCCTCGCCCTGCTGGCGGCGCTGGCGTGGCGGCAGGGCGTCAGGCACTACCGATCCACGGGGAGTTGA
- a CDS encoding glucosyl-3-phosphoglycerate synthase — protein MLPEVSGWLRRRTSSAGDWPVRDLVAAKGDTTVSVVLPARDERETIGEIVRVIRRELDGLVDEIVVIDSRSCDDTARVATRAGARVHAQDEILPELEPLDGKGEALWKSLAVTGGDVVVFADADIRGFRSSLICGVLGPLLADPTVGYVKGCYDRPLHGTPNGGGRVTELVARPLINLHWPLLAGFVQPLAGEYAGRRSALERVPFLTGYGVELGLLIDLLDLAGLDAFAQVDLGSREHAPQSTEALGGMACQIMLAAWSRLQRQGKIQAFHEPSLELAQFRRGTAGHDILDRDVRISERPPMITVTA, from the coding sequence ATGCTTCCAGAAGTGTCCGGATGGTTGCGGCGCCGTACTTCGTCCGCCGGGGACTGGCCGGTCCGGGACCTGGTGGCCGCCAAGGGCGACACCACCGTCAGCGTGGTGCTCCCGGCCCGCGACGAACGAGAGACCATCGGCGAGATCGTCCGCGTCATCCGGCGCGAGCTGGACGGGCTCGTCGACGAGATCGTGGTCATCGACTCACGTTCCTGCGACGACACCGCGCGGGTGGCCACGCGGGCCGGAGCCCGGGTGCACGCCCAGGACGAGATCCTGCCGGAGCTCGAGCCACTGGACGGCAAGGGCGAGGCGCTGTGGAAGTCACTGGCGGTCACCGGCGGTGACGTCGTCGTGTTCGCCGACGCCGACATCAGGGGATTCCGCTCCTCGCTGATCTGCGGGGTGCTCGGGCCGCTGCTCGCCGATCCCACCGTCGGCTACGTCAAGGGCTGCTACGACCGCCCGCTGCACGGCACGCCCAACGGCGGCGGCCGGGTCACCGAGCTCGTCGCGCGCCCGCTCATCAACCTGCACTGGCCGCTGCTGGCCGGTTTCGTGCAGCCGCTGGCCGGCGAGTACGCCGGCCGCCGCTCGGCACTCGAACGTGTCCCGTTCCTCACCGGGTACGGCGTCGAGCTGGGCCTCCTGATCGACCTGCTCGACCTGGCCGGGCTCGACGCGTTCGCGCAGGTGGACCTGGGCTCACGGGAGCACGCCCCGCAGTCGACCGAGGCGCTCGGCGGCATGGCGTGCCAGATCATGCTGGCCGCCTGGTCACGCCTGCAACGCCAGGGCAAGATCCAGGCCTTCCACGAGCCGTCGCTCGAGCTGGCACAGTTCCGGCGGGGCACGGCCGGACACGACATCCTTGACCGCGACGTCCGGATCTCCGAACGCCCACCCATGATCACCGTGACCGCCTGA
- the aceA gene encoding isocitrate lyase — translation MIDRLKGAAEQLRDEWENDPRWAGVERTYSAEDVVRLRGSVQEEHTLARLGAERLWDLLHTEDYVNALGALTGNQAVQQVKAGLKAIYLSGWQVAADANLGGQTYPDQSLYPANSVPAVVRRINNALLRADQITWSEGVSDAPHWLAPIVADAEAGFGGVLNAFELMKGMIAAGAAGVHWEDQLASEKKCGHLGGKVLIPTGQHIKTLNAARLAADVCGVPSLIIARTDAQAATLLTSDVDPRDQQFATGERTAEGFYRVRNGIQACVARGLAYAPYSDLLWMETGTPDLDVAREFAEAIKAEYPDQMLAYNCSPSFNWKKHLDDSTIAKFQRELGHMGYTFQFITLAGFHSLNHSMFDLAQGYANEGMTAYVELQEAEFAAESRGYTATRHQREVGTGYFDLVSTAVAPDSSTTALKGSTEEEQFAH, via the coding sequence ATGATCGATCGCCTCAAGGGAGCTGCGGAGCAGCTGCGGGACGAATGGGAGAACGACCCTCGCTGGGCGGGCGTCGAGCGCACCTACAGCGCAGAAGACGTGGTCAGGTTGCGCGGCAGCGTCCAGGAGGAGCACACGCTGGCCCGGCTCGGCGCCGAGCGGCTGTGGGACCTCCTGCACACCGAGGACTACGTCAACGCCCTCGGCGCGCTGACCGGCAACCAGGCCGTGCAGCAGGTGAAGGCCGGCCTGAAGGCGATCTACCTGTCCGGCTGGCAGGTCGCGGCGGACGCGAACCTGGGCGGGCAGACCTACCCGGACCAGAGCCTGTACCCGGCCAACTCCGTGCCGGCCGTCGTGCGCCGTATCAACAACGCGCTCCTGCGCGCCGACCAGATCACCTGGTCGGAGGGCGTTTCCGACGCGCCGCACTGGCTGGCGCCGATCGTGGCCGACGCCGAGGCCGGATTCGGCGGCGTGCTCAACGCGTTCGAGCTGATGAAGGGCATGATCGCGGCCGGTGCCGCGGGCGTGCACTGGGAGGACCAGCTCGCCTCCGAGAAGAAGTGCGGCCACCTGGGCGGCAAGGTGCTGATCCCGACCGGCCAGCACATCAAGACCCTCAACGCCGCCCGCCTCGCCGCCGACGTCTGCGGCGTCCCCTCACTGATCATCGCGCGGACCGACGCCCAGGCCGCGACGCTTCTGACCAGTGACGTGGACCCGCGCGACCAGCAGTTCGCCACCGGCGAGCGCACCGCGGAGGGCTTCTACCGGGTCAGGAACGGCATCCAGGCGTGCGTCGCGCGCGGCCTGGCCTACGCGCCGTACTCCGACCTGCTGTGGATGGAGACCGGCACGCCCGACCTGGACGTGGCGCGCGAGTTCGCCGAGGCGATCAAGGCCGAGTACCCGGACCAGATGCTCGCCTACAACTGCTCGCCGTCGTTCAACTGGAAGAAGCACCTGGACGACTCCACGATCGCCAAGTTCCAGCGGGAGCTCGGGCACATGGGGTACACGTTCCAGTTCATCACGCTCGCCGGGTTCCACTCGCTGAACCACAGCATGTTCGACCTCGCCCAGGGGTACGCGAACGAGGGCATGACGGCGTACGTCGAGCTCCAGGAGGCCGAGTTCGCCGCCGAGTCGCGCGGCTACACCGCGACCAGGCACCAGCGCGAGGTCGGCACCGGCTACTTCGACCTGGTCAGCACGGCGGTGGCGCCCGACTCCTCGACCACCGCGCTCAAGGGCTCGACGGAGGAGGAGCAGTTCGCCCACTGA
- a CDS encoding helix-turn-helix domain-containing protein, translating into MASLLGEEPLSLTQELDLIAFGQRLRHLRKQRGMTLSDLGSRVSRAPSQLSLLENGKREPKLSLLKALASALGVPVEELLRRQPPNRRAQLEIALEEAQRDPVYAGLGLPRLKVSARVPNDVLEHILGLYGELRARQARRTATPEEARAANAELRRRQREVGNYFPEIEQAAAKALDAVGYRTGALSQSMIQSLVTHFGYTVHTAQDLPRSVRSITDLRNRRIYVKHEQLGMHTPRTILLQTLGHLALGHDKPRDFADFLRQRTEANYFAAAVLVPERAATLYLQEAKSDRALSVEDLRDVFAVSYEMAAHRFTNLATHHLGLACHFVRNDAGGTIYKAYENDGIEFPADEQGAIEGQRMCLQWSGRQVFASPDRFSVYYQYSDSPTGTYFCVAHVDPSRERDFAITLGVPYKESRWFRGRESTNRTKSNCPNGDCCRRPPTELAERWEGYAWPSARANSHVLAALPPGSFPGVDEADVYTFLERHTAGT; encoded by the coding sequence ATGGCGTCCTTGCTGGGTGAAGAACCGCTGTCTTTGACGCAAGAGCTGGATCTCATCGCGTTTGGCCAGCGCCTGCGCCACCTGCGTAAACAGCGCGGCATGACCCTGTCCGACCTGGGCTCGCGCGTCAGCAGGGCGCCGAGCCAGTTGTCGCTGCTGGAGAACGGCAAGCGCGAGCCCAAGCTGTCGCTGCTCAAAGCGCTGGCGTCCGCGCTCGGCGTGCCCGTGGAGGAGCTGCTGCGCCGCCAGCCGCCCAACCGCCGCGCCCAGCTCGAGATCGCCCTGGAGGAGGCGCAGCGCGACCCCGTCTACGCCGGGCTCGGCCTGCCGCGGCTGAAGGTCTCCGCCCGCGTGCCCAACGACGTGCTGGAGCACATCCTCGGCCTGTACGGCGAGCTGCGCGCCAGGCAGGCCCGCCGAACCGCCACCCCGGAAGAGGCCAGGGCGGCCAACGCCGAGTTGCGCCGCCGCCAGCGGGAGGTGGGCAACTACTTCCCCGAGATCGAGCAGGCCGCCGCCAAGGCGCTCGACGCGGTCGGCTACCGCACCGGCGCGTTGTCCCAGAGCATGATCCAGAGCCTGGTGACGCACTTCGGCTACACCGTGCACACCGCGCAGGACCTGCCCCGCTCCGTACGCTCCATCACCGACCTGCGCAACCGCCGCATCTACGTCAAGCACGAGCAACTCGGCATGCACACCCCGCGCACGATCCTGCTCCAGACGCTGGGACACCTGGCACTCGGCCACGACAAGCCGCGCGACTTCGCCGACTTCCTGCGCCAGCGCACCGAGGCCAACTACTTCGCCGCCGCCGTCCTCGTCCCCGAACGGGCCGCCACGCTCTACCTGCAGGAGGCCAAGAGCGACCGGGCGCTGTCGGTGGAGGACCTGCGGGACGTGTTCGCGGTGTCGTATGAGATGGCCGCCCACCGCTTCACCAACCTCGCCACCCATCACCTGGGCCTCGCCTGCCACTTCGTGCGCAATGACGCCGGCGGCACCATCTACAAGGCCTATGAGAACGACGGCATCGAGTTCCCCGCCGACGAGCAGGGCGCCATCGAGGGCCAGCGGATGTGCCTGCAGTGGTCGGGGCGGCAGGTGTTCGCCTCGCCGGACCGGTTCTCCGTCTACTACCAATACTCCGACTCGCCCACCGGGACGTACTTCTGCGTCGCGCACGTGGATCCCTCGCGCGAGCGGGACTTCGCCATCACGCTGGGGGTGCCGTACAAGGAGTCGCGGTGGTTCCGCGGCCGTGAGAGCACCAACCGCACGAAGTCCAACTGTCCCAATGGCGACTGCTGCCGCCGCCCGCCCACCGAGCTGGCCGAGCGCTGGGAGGGGTACGCCTGGCCGTCGGCCCGTGCCAACTCCCACGTCCTGGCCGCGCTGCCGCCCGGGTCGTTTCCCGGGGTGGACGAGGCGGACGTGTACACCTTCCTGGAGCGCCATACGGCCGGTACATAA
- a CDS encoding MFS transporter, giving the protein MRAQLPLRLARTAAFSAVCVALAALAHVAGGGAGPEPWAAGLGLAAVAGLGLALCGRERSPATINGVLVVAQLGLHELFAGDDTAYVSVSVSVHGHGDGLAVNAGMLLAHLTATLITGVWVARGEAALWSLLRRLGRRLLLLRSVAVPAVRACVPVVFTRVVPPHPGFRHCLARRGPPLPA; this is encoded by the coding sequence ATGCGCGCGCAACTTCCCCTACGGCTCGCGCGGACGGCGGCCTTCTCCGCCGTCTGCGTGGCCCTTGCCGCCCTCGCGCACGTGGCGGGCGGCGGCGCGGGTCCCGAGCCGTGGGCCGCCGGGCTGGGGCTCGCCGCAGTGGCCGGGCTCGGGCTTGCGCTGTGCGGCAGGGAGCGTTCGCCCGCCACGATCAACGGTGTGCTGGTGGTGGCGCAGCTCGGGCTGCACGAGCTGTTCGCCGGCGACGACACCGCCTACGTTTCCGTTTCGGTCTCCGTGCACGGACACGGGGACGGCCTGGCGGTCAACGCCGGGATGTTGCTCGCCCACCTGACGGCCACCCTCATCACCGGCGTGTGGGTGGCGCGCGGCGAGGCCGCGCTCTGGTCGTTGCTGCGCCGCCTCGGCCGCCGTCTCCTCCTGTTGCGCTCGGTGGCGGTGCCCGCCGTGCGGGCGTGCGTGCCGGTCGTCTTCACCCGTGTCGTCCCGCCCCATCCGGGGTTCCGGCACTGTCTGGCCAGGCGTGGTCCTCCACTTCCCGCCTGA
- a CDS encoding alpha/beta hydrolase has protein sequence MRHPLALVGAAHIGRLARLVQVPHPAHVSIVPAAFSDCGGEWVRAGEGLDENKALLYFHGGGYFSGSPRTHRSITWRLSVVARRPVLALDYRQGPVHKLSDSLADALDAYDCLLRRGHAPKDIIVAGDSAGGHLTLAALLAMRDRGLPLPAAAICLSPWADLTDIPRHANRWQDPLLPASRVRWLARRWTSGLDPRDPLVSPVHGDFTGLPPLMIVTGSTEVLRDEARRVAERARRDGVLVRYEEWRRMPHVFPLLADVLPEARLAFQHMARFLAAVGAGPAASADDIAAA, from the coding sequence ATGCGCCATCCGCTCGCGCTGGTGGGGGCGGCGCACATCGGCCGGCTCGCGCGGCTGGTGCAGGTGCCGCACCCGGCGCACGTCTCCATCGTGCCCGCCGCCTTCTCGGACTGCGGCGGCGAGTGGGTACGCGCCGGCGAAGGGCTGGACGAGAACAAGGCCTTATTGTACTTCCACGGAGGCGGTTACTTCTCGGGCTCGCCGCGTACGCACCGGTCCATCACGTGGCGGCTGTCGGTGGTGGCCAGGCGGCCCGTCCTGGCGCTCGACTACCGCCAGGGGCCGGTGCACAAGCTGTCGGACTCGCTGGCCGACGCCCTGGACGCCTACGACTGCCTGCTGCGGCGCGGTCACGCCCCCAAGGACATCATCGTCGCGGGCGACTCCGCCGGCGGCCATCTGACGCTGGCGGCCCTGCTGGCGATGCGCGACCGGGGGCTGCCGCTGCCCGCGGCCGCGATCTGCCTGTCGCCCTGGGCGGACCTGACCGACATCCCGCGCCACGCGAACCGCTGGCAGGATCCTCTGCTGCCGGCCAGCCGGGTGCGATGGCTGGCGCGCCGGTGGACCTCGGGGCTGGATCCGCGCGACCCGCTCGTGTCGCCGGTGCACGGCGACTTCACGGGGCTGCCGCCTCTCATGATCGTGACCGGGTCCACCGAGGTGCTGCGTGACGAGGCGCGGCGGGTGGCCGAGCGGGCGCGGCGCGACGGGGTGCTCGTCAGGTATGAGGAATGGCGACGCATGCCGCATGTGTTCCCTCTTTTGGCGGACGTGTTGCCCGAGGCGCGGCTGGCGTTCCAGCACATGGCGAGGTTCCTGGCCGCGGTGGGGGCCGGTCCCGCCGCGTCGGCGGACGACATCGCGGCTGCCTGA
- a CDS encoding siderophore-interacting protein yields MAEKPADHHRGVVLRTERLSPHMVRVVVGGDGLADFATSGLTDHYVKIVFPYEGVRYPEPFSVKACRETMPREHWPRLRTYTVRAWDPDTRELTLDFVVHGDEGLAGPWADRAAPGDVVLLLGPGGGYAPDPEADWHLLVGDESALPAIAASLEALPEGALAHVLLEVDGPEDELKLDTAADARIAWLYRGDRPVGEVLVKAVCELEFPDGDVHAFVHGEAGFVKQLRRHLRLERGVSLDRLSISGYWRAGVDDEGWRALKRDWNSQVEAEESAAIAS; encoded by the coding sequence ATGGCTGAAAAGCCCGCGGACCATCATCGAGGTGTCGTCCTGCGGACCGAGCGGCTCTCGCCGCACATGGTCCGTGTCGTGGTCGGCGGTGACGGGCTGGCCGACTTCGCCACCTCGGGCCTGACCGACCACTATGTGAAAATCGTCTTTCCCTATGAGGGTGTGCGATATCCCGAGCCGTTCAGCGTGAAGGCGTGTCGTGAGACCATGCCGCGCGAGCATTGGCCGCGGCTGCGCACGTACACCGTGCGCGCCTGGGACCCGGACACGCGCGAGCTGACCCTCGACTTCGTGGTCCACGGCGACGAGGGACTGGCCGGGCCGTGGGCGGACCGCGCCGCGCCGGGAGATGTCGTGCTCCTGCTGGGCCCCGGCGGCGGTTACGCGCCCGACCCCGAGGCGGACTGGCATCTGCTGGTGGGTGACGAGAGCGCGCTGCCGGCCATCGCGGCCTCGCTCGAGGCGCTGCCGGAGGGGGCGCTCGCGCACGTCCTGCTGGAGGTGGACGGGCCGGAGGACGAGCTGAAGCTCGACACGGCGGCGGACGCGCGGATCGCGTGGCTGTACCGGGGTGATCGGCCCGTGGGCGAGGTCCTGGTGAAGGCCGTGTGCGAGCTGGAGTTCCCGGACGGGGACGTCCACGCGTTCGTGCACGGTGAGGCCGGCTTCGTCAAGCAGCTCCGCCGTCACCTGCGCCTGGAGCGGGGGGTCTCCTTGGACCGGCTGTCGATCTCCGGATACTGGCGGGCCGGGGTGGACGACGAGGGCTGGCGCGCGCTCAAGCGCGACTGGAACAGCCAGGTCGAAGCCGAGGAATCCGCCGCGATCGCGAGCTGA
- a CDS encoding ABC transporter ATP-binding protein: MIELESVGRSFKVKRNLVHAVRDLSFTVSAGEFVGYLGPNGAGKSTTIKMLCGILTPTSGRVRVAGLDPSRRRTTLARRIGVVFGQRTTLWWDLPLADSFELIRLLYKVERAAFTSRLDELTETLDLGAFMRTPVRQLSLGQRMRGDLAAALLHAPDVLVLDEPTIGLDVVSKAGIRDFLRRLNAEQGTTVLLTTHDLGDIERLCRRVMLIDHGRLAFDGTLEELMATAPDQATIEDVVTRLYTGSAAQ; the protein is encoded by the coding sequence ATGATCGAGCTCGAGAGCGTGGGACGCTCGTTCAAGGTGAAGAGAAACCTCGTCCACGCCGTACGCGACCTGTCGTTCACCGTGTCAGCCGGGGAGTTCGTCGGCTACCTCGGGCCCAACGGCGCGGGCAAGTCCACCACGATCAAGATGTTGTGCGGCATCCTCACGCCCACCTCGGGCCGGGTGCGGGTGGCCGGGCTGGACCCGTCGCGCCGGCGCACCACGCTGGCGCGGCGCATCGGCGTGGTGTTCGGGCAGCGCACGACGCTGTGGTGGGACCTGCCGCTCGCCGACAGCTTCGAGCTGATCCGGCTGCTCTACAAGGTCGAGCGCGCCGCGTTCACGTCGCGGCTCGACGAGCTGACCGAGACCCTCGACCTGGGCGCGTTCATGCGCACGCCGGTGCGCCAGCTCAGCCTCGGCCAGCGCATGCGCGGCGACCTGGCGGCGGCGCTGCTGCACGCGCCCGACGTGCTGGTGCTGGACGAGCCGACGATCGGGCTCGACGTGGTCAGCAAGGCCGGCATCCGGGACTTCCTGCGGCGGCTCAACGCCGAGCAGGGCACGACCGTGTTGCTGACCACGCACGACCTCGGCGACATCGAACGCCTGTGTCGCCGGGTGATGCTGATCGACCACGGGCGGCTGGCGTTCGACGGGACGCTGGAGGAGCTGATGGCCACCGCCCCGGACCAGGCCACGATCGAGGACGTGGTCACCCGCCTCTACACGGGCAGCGCAGCTCAGTAG